Proteins encoded within one genomic window of Haladaptatus sp. QDMS2:
- a CDS encoding GTP-binding protein — protein sequence MNAGTIPVTILSGPLGAGKTTLLNHLLHNAGDLDIAVLVNDMGEINVDAGLVSDNSELSVADGGVTELSNGCICCELQDDLNTAVVRLAQNREFDHLVVESSGISEPEPVARLFTTESRAAALYTVDSLVTVVDSRLFFDTFGGEGVPERRGTDDEDTHPLSDLLVEQVEFSNLVVCNKTDLVSDAELAAVEEMVLALRPDAELRRTTHGQLDPHDLLGQGLYDPQTAAEQAGWKQALAADEDADHGHNHRNTHAHGDADESDAHHGHSHPQDVYGVSSFTYRARRPFHPKRIADLLASLPAGIIRSKGTCWVAGCGDNILTYGQAGPSARFEVTGPWVASLSELDQELYRANRPNLDWHDEWGDRRTELVFIGTDLQEDRLRQSLSDCLLTDAEMDADWEDFENPLPAELEGVAVVAEP from the coding sequence ATGAACGCGGGCACGATTCCGGTGACGATTCTCTCCGGGCCGCTCGGGGCGGGCAAGACGACGCTCCTGAACCACCTCCTGCACAACGCCGGGGACCTCGACATCGCGGTGCTCGTAAACGACATGGGGGAAATCAACGTGGACGCCGGCCTCGTGAGCGACAACTCAGAGCTCTCGGTCGCAGACGGCGGCGTTACCGAACTCTCGAACGGGTGTATCTGCTGTGAACTACAGGACGACCTGAACACGGCCGTCGTCCGCCTCGCCCAGAACCGCGAGTTCGACCACCTCGTCGTCGAGTCGTCGGGTATCAGCGAGCCCGAACCCGTCGCACGGCTGTTCACCACCGAGTCTCGGGCTGCCGCGCTCTACACCGTGGATTCCCTCGTCACCGTCGTTGACTCGCGGCTCTTTTTCGACACCTTCGGCGGCGAGGGCGTCCCAGAGCGCCGCGGCACCGACGACGAGGATACTCATCCGCTCTCCGACCTGCTCGTCGAACAGGTCGAGTTCTCGAATCTCGTCGTCTGCAACAAGACGGACCTCGTGAGCGATGCAGAACTCGCCGCGGTCGAGGAAATGGTCCTCGCGCTGCGCCCGGACGCCGAACTCCGGCGGACGACTCACGGGCAACTCGACCCCCACGACCTGCTCGGACAGGGGCTGTACGACCCACAGACCGCGGCGGAGCAGGCGGGGTGGAAACAGGCACTCGCCGCGGACGAGGATGCAGACCATGGCCACAACCATCGAAACACGCACGCCCACGGCGATGCGGACGAATCTGACGCCCACCACGGCCACAGCCATCCACAGGACGTGTATGGCGTCTCCTCGTTCACGTACCGCGCTCGCCGCCCGTTCCACCCGAAACGTATCGCTGACCTGCTGGCCTCGCTGCCCGCGGGCATCATCCGGTCGAAGGGAACCTGCTGGGTTGCGGGCTGTGGGGACAACATACTGACCTACGGACAGGCAGGTCCTTCCGCGCGATTCGAGGTGACTGGCCCGTGGGTCGCGAGTCTCTCGGAACTCGACCAGGAACTCTATCGGGCCAATCGTCCAAATCTCGACTGGCACGACGAGTGGGGCGACCGCCGCACGGAACTCGTCTTCATCGGGACTGACCTGCAGGAAGACCGACTACGCCAGTCACTGTCAGACTGTCTGCTCACCGACGCGGAGATGGACGCAGACTGGGAGGACTTCGAGAATCCGCTTCCCGCAGAACTGGAGGGTGTCGCGGTCGTCGCCGAACCATAG
- the upp gene encoding uracil phosphoribosyltransferase has product MTIEDRGDAKVVTHALAKDTLSKLRDVNTSQVAFRKGLVKLGRICGYEIIDGVMETEYVSIQTPMQETTGERVKGLDDVVIINVLRAATPFVEGLLKAFPRAKQGVISAGRDEEAGMVDGEFPITIDYVKLPEIKETDTVIVADPMLATGSTMCTVLDHVLEDAPDPQHLIVLSAVSAPPGLLRVADQVPEANLLTVAIDDYLNDDGYIIPGLGDAGDRAFRTQ; this is encoded by the coding sequence ATGACCATCGAGGACCGCGGCGACGCGAAAGTCGTCACGCACGCACTGGCAAAGGACACCCTGTCGAAACTCAGAGACGTGAACACCTCGCAGGTAGCCTTCCGGAAGGGCCTCGTCAAACTCGGCCGCATCTGTGGCTACGAGATTATAGACGGCGTCATGGAGACTGAGTACGTCTCCATCCAGACGCCGATGCAGGAGACGACCGGCGAGCGCGTGAAAGGCCTAGACGATGTGGTCATCATCAACGTCCTTCGCGCCGCGACACCGTTCGTCGAGGGTCTCCTGAAGGCGTTCCCCCGTGCGAAACAGGGCGTCATCAGCGCTGGGCGCGACGAGGAGGCCGGCATGGTCGACGGCGAGTTCCCCATCACCATCGACTACGTCAAACTCCCCGAAATCAAGGAGACGGACACGGTCATCGTCGCCGACCCGATGCTCGCCACCGGTTCGACGATGTGCACCGTCCTCGACCACGTCCTCGAAGACGCCCCCGACCCACAGCACCTCATCGTTCTCTCTGCCGTGAGCGCCCCGCCGGGCCTGCTCCGGGTCGCAGACCAGGTCCCCGAAGCGAATCTCCTCACCGTCGCTATCGACGACTATCTCAATGACGACGGCTACATCATTCCTGGCCTCGGCGACGCCGGCGACCGCGCGTTCCGCACCCAGTAA
- a CDS encoding CapA family protein codes for MKRNRRAFLSAVGALTVGGCVGSQHDTPSADAPPATGDSDTSAPPPSTQESTQKTTTEPEPTTTIGFAGDTMVGRRLNNIYGDDDVDPASIWGEFQPRLQSVDGVLCNLECSLSTRGERYPGRAFYFRGDPEWAIPALEAGNVQYTSLANNHALDFGATALMDTITHLDDAGIANAGTGANPEAAREPATLTVGELDVAVVSFSDEYDFYAATDDRPGIAWISRDYDSEETRRKMRDAIDRAKATDPDLLVFSIHWGENWIERPSEKLVELGHWLVDQGVDVVHGHSAHVVQGIEQYEDGIILHDTGDLVDDFGIKDDLGNDKSFLFEMTFEGDEPTKIRLVPLHIDDGVRPPTDDEAEWLRETMHDRAEPFDTTYERAGDGLVVHL; via the coding sequence ATGAAACGAAATCGGCGTGCATTCCTCAGCGCCGTGGGCGCACTCACGGTCGGTGGGTGCGTCGGTTCCCAACACGACACTCCCTCGGCCGACGCGCCGCCCGCGACTGGGGACTCGGACACGTCAGCCCCTCCACCCTCCACCCAAGAATCGACTCAAAAGACGACGACGGAGCCGGAACCCACGACGACCATCGGTTTCGCCGGCGACACGATGGTCGGTCGCCGGTTGAACAACATCTACGGCGACGACGACGTAGACCCCGCGAGCATCTGGGGTGAGTTCCAGCCCCGGCTTCAATCGGTAGACGGCGTCCTCTGCAACCTGGAGTGCAGTCTCTCGACTCGCGGCGAACGCTACCCTGGCCGCGCCTTCTACTTCCGGGGCGACCCCGAGTGGGCGATTCCAGCCCTCGAAGCCGGCAACGTCCAGTACACGTCGCTCGCGAACAACCACGCGCTGGACTTCGGCGCGACGGCGCTCATGGACACGATAACCCACCTCGACGACGCCGGCATCGCGAACGCGGGCACGGGCGCGAATCCGGAGGCAGCGCGTGAACCGGCCACGCTCACCGTCGGCGAGCTCGACGTCGCCGTCGTCTCGTTTTCGGACGAGTACGACTTCTACGCCGCCACCGACGACCGACCCGGCATCGCCTGGATTTCGCGGGATTACGATTCCGAGGAGACCCGACGGAAGATGCGCGATGCCATCGACCGCGCGAAGGCGACCGACCCGGACCTGCTCGTCTTCTCGATTCACTGGGGCGAAAATTGGATCGAGCGCCCGAGCGAGAAACTCGTCGAACTGGGTCACTGGCTCGTCGACCAGGGCGTGGACGTCGTCCACGGCCACAGCGCCCACGTCGTCCAGGGGATAGAGCAGTACGAAGATGGTATCATCCTCCACGACACGGGCGACCTCGTGGACGATTTCGGCATCAAAGACGACCTCGGGAACGACAAGAGTTTCCTCTTCGAGATGACCTTCGAGGGCGACGAACCGACGAAAATCCGGCTCGTCCCACTCCACATCGACGACGGCGTCCGTCCGCCGACCGACGACGAGGCCGAGTGGCTGAGAGAGACGATGCACGACCGCGCTGAACCGTTCGATACGACCTATGAACGGGCTGGCGATGGTCTCGTGGTCCATCTCTGA
- a CDS encoding TAXI family TRAP transporter solute-binding subunit: protein MVDSDQTKGSNTSRRTFMQVAGAAGLAALAGCTGGDGGDGGNNGTDGGNGDGGGDTRLSWHAGGTGGTYFPLSNEFKNIIEDNTDFTVNVQSTGASVENVGSLANGNADFALIQNDVAFFAKNGTGIDVFQDNPIENLRGVATLYPETIHVITQANSGISALADLEGKVVNTGDLGSGTQVNALTILETVGITTDDFEEQNTGFSQASDQLKNGDIDAAFVVGGWPVGAVADIATTNDISIVPIDGDTRASIKEAGSWFADDTIPAGTYDGIDEDTPTVSVQAMIATAAEVEADTVEQITAAIFDNTDALTIKKDFITKDTAQDGMSIELHEGAAAYFGA, encoded by the coding sequence ATGGTAGACAGTGACCAGACAAAAGGTTCGAACACAAGCCGCCGCACGTTCATGCAGGTGGCTGGTGCAGCAGGACTCGCCGCGCTCGCCGGTTGTACCGGTGGCGATGGCGGGGACGGTGGCAACAACGGGACCGACGGTGGCAACGGTGATGGCGGCGGCGACACCCGTCTCTCGTGGCACGCAGGCGGTACGGGTGGGACGTACTTCCCACTCTCCAACGAGTTCAAGAACATCATCGAGGACAACACCGACTTCACGGTAAACGTCCAGTCCACCGGCGCGTCCGTCGAAAACGTCGGGTCGCTCGCGAACGGCAACGCCGATTTCGCGCTCATCCAGAACGACGTCGCGTTCTTCGCGAAGAACGGGACGGGTATCGACGTCTTCCAGGACAACCCAATCGAAAACCTCCGTGGTGTCGCGACGCTCTACCCGGAGACCATCCACGTCATCACGCAGGCGAACTCCGGTATTAGCGCCCTCGCCGACCTCGAAGGCAAAGTCGTGAACACCGGCGACCTCGGGTCGGGGACGCAGGTCAACGCGCTGACCATCCTCGAAACCGTCGGCATCACGACGGACGACTTCGAAGAGCAGAACACCGGGTTCTCCCAGGCGTCCGACCAACTCAAAAACGGCGACATCGACGCCGCGTTCGTCGTCGGTGGCTGGCCGGTCGGTGCCGTCGCGGACATCGCGACGACCAACGACATCTCGATCGTCCCAATCGACGGCGATACCCGCGCGAGCATCAAGGAAGCCGGTTCCTGGTTCGCAGACGACACCATCCCTGCCGGGACGTACGACGGTATCGACGAAGACACTCCAACCGTCTCCGTGCAGGCGATGATTGCCACGGCAGCGGAGGTCGAAGCCGACACCGTCGAACAGATTACGGCCGCAATCTTCGACAACACCGACGCGCTGACCATCAAGAAGGACTTCATCACCAAAGACACCGCCCAGGACGGCATGTCCATCGAACTCCACGAGGGGGCAGCGGCGTACTTCGGTGCGTAA
- a CDS encoding DUF1850 domain-containing protein — MVERRSLRIVAVVLVLLVLLSGGAAAVPVGTELVVEDADTGQVYYSIPVENGTAFSIEYTHSVEKTRVLDAYVVDGDRIVMTHMEFESYGWGLPARADVRQENGVFVFEPEWADDELYVKAGRIAGHRLNVNSHTYDLVAPSDASSVKITVEKRSALAVAVDSLKL; from the coding sequence ATGGTAGAGCGCAGGTCGCTCCGTATCGTGGCGGTCGTGTTGGTCCTCTTGGTTCTTCTTTCGGGAGGAGCGGCGGCCGTGCCGGTCGGCACAGAACTCGTCGTCGAGGACGCAGACACCGGGCAGGTGTACTATTCGATTCCCGTCGAGAACGGGACTGCCTTTAGCATCGAGTACACCCACAGTGTCGAGAAAACCCGCGTCCTCGACGCCTACGTCGTCGATGGCGACCGAATCGTCATGACCCACATGGAGTTCGAATCCTATGGGTGGGGACTTCCCGCCCGGGCGGACGTCCGTCAGGAAAATGGCGTGTTCGTCTTCGAACCCGAGTGGGCCGACGATGAACTTTATGTCAAGGCGGGACGAATAGCAGGTCATCGTCTGAATGTCAACAGTCATACGTATGACCTCGTTGCACCGTCTGACGCGAGCTCGGTGAAAATCACAGTCGAGAAACGATCTGCGCTGGCAGTCGCGGTAGATTCCCTGAAACTATGA
- a CDS encoding TRAP transporter fused permease subunit: MTENPTPGTATPPDDDDVISEEEQQELLQKLERRRTVRGTAAILVSAVAILFSAFQMWIAARGFAFAIPLPFVGEINLGALQLLTVNAVHVTFALVLAFLLFPPSTGEGFLSNRFAKIERAVIRSSGDGSPLARVVSRTGGFFHWFAVDDTRDRITPLDLLMIIFALLAGLYHLTQFDEIRRMRALGLNSGRTIGDVLPFLEGPAQALGAIGIPFDSMSIAFILGVIGVLLVLDATRRALGIYLMLIVSAFIVYARFGFLIPQNAELIGILSIEQLGWDVIIQNLWYNTENGVFGIPVTVSVQFIYIFILFGAFLEMSGAGQWFIDLAYSATGTRKGGPAKASILASGFMGTISGSSIANTVTTGAFTIPLMKRSGYRSEFAGAVEASASSGGQILPPVMGAAAFLIVEYTLTPFADVIVAAAIPAIVFFFGVWVMVHLEASRVDIGGLDPSEIVNTRKHMGRGWFYLVPLALLLYYLIIARLSVARSAWFTLVAIMALVAFIAAYNEKTRIPLIGVILALFVAEFAAYFVAGVGVTSAITGAGSAGLPATEAFSAAAGVLGWIIMGVSIATLLLRPRNESPLLNYDDEIDETAERTAAGLGRPSLATNQVYRFGTFVLRSMDSGARTATTVVIAVAAAGIIPGVISATGLGPNLTRLILTVAGSSLVLLLLLTAVSSIILGMGMPTTVTYIILVSMLGPAIAEFGIPILAAHLFILYFGVIADITPPVAVAAYAASGIAKSDQFETGVQAFSLSLNKAIVPFAFVLTPGILLIRGVGTGEDVRVINAADVLDVGWFIPEVVLPILAVFVGVVGLGATVIGYLYTDVSRMNRGLFAISALLLMAPGMVTDIANTLAGTGELETVQLALRGVGLALFVLLVVANRRAAGPRAEGTGTVADTDTTA, from the coding sequence ATGACAGAAAATCCAACCCCCGGAACTGCGACGCCTCCGGATGACGACGACGTCATCTCGGAAGAAGAGCAGCAGGAACTCCTGCAGAAGCTCGAACGGCGTCGCACCGTCAGAGGCACAGCAGCGATACTCGTATCGGCCGTGGCCATCCTCTTTTCCGCATTCCAGATGTGGATTGCCGCACGCGGATTCGCGTTCGCCATCCCACTCCCCTTCGTCGGTGAAATCAACCTCGGAGCACTCCAATTGCTCACGGTGAACGCCGTCCACGTGACGTTCGCTCTCGTGCTGGCGTTCTTGCTATTCCCGCCGTCGACAGGCGAGGGATTCCTCTCGAATCGATTTGCCAAGATAGAACGCGCCGTCATTCGCTCGTCGGGTGACGGCAGTCCGCTCGCCCGTGTCGTCTCTCGCACTGGTGGTTTCTTCCACTGGTTTGCGGTAGACGACACGCGCGACCGAATCACTCCTCTCGACCTCCTGATGATTATCTTCGCACTGCTGGCAGGTCTTTACCACCTGACGCAGTTCGACGAAATCCGTCGAATGCGCGCACTCGGCCTCAATTCTGGTCGAACCATCGGTGACGTGCTTCCCTTCCTCGAAGGCCCTGCGCAGGCACTCGGCGCGATTGGGATTCCGTTCGACTCGATGTCCATCGCGTTCATCCTCGGTGTCATCGGCGTCCTGCTCGTTTTAGACGCGACTCGACGGGCACTCGGCATTTACTTGATGCTCATCGTATCCGCGTTCATCGTCTACGCCCGCTTCGGGTTCCTCATCCCGCAGAACGCAGAGCTCATCGGTATCCTGTCTATCGAGCAACTCGGCTGGGACGTCATCATCCAGAACCTCTGGTACAACACCGAAAACGGTGTGTTCGGGATTCCAGTCACCGTCTCTGTGCAGTTCATCTACATCTTCATCCTGTTTGGGGCGTTCCTCGAGATGTCCGGGGCGGGCCAGTGGTTCATCGACCTCGCGTACTCCGCAACTGGGACGCGAAAAGGTGGCCCTGCGAAGGCGTCCATCCTGGCGTCCGGGTTCATGGGAACCATCAGCGGGTCGTCGATTGCAAACACGGTGACGACCGGTGCGTTCACCATCCCGCTGATGAAGCGCTCCGGGTATCGTTCTGAATTCGCCGGTGCAGTCGAAGCGTCCGCGTCCTCCGGCGGCCAGATTCTCCCGCCGGTCATGGGTGCGGCGGCGTTCCTCATCGTCGAGTACACGCTGACGCCGTTCGCGGACGTCATCGTTGCCGCCGCCATCCCGGCTATCGTGTTCTTCTTCGGCGTCTGGGTGATGGTCCACCTCGAAGCCTCGCGCGTGGACATCGGTGGCTTAGACCCATCCGAAATCGTGAACACCCGAAAGCACATGGGACGTGGCTGGTTCTACCTCGTGCCGCTCGCACTGTTGCTCTACTACCTCATCATCGCGCGCCTCTCCGTGGCCCGCTCTGCGTGGTTCACGCTCGTCGCTATCATGGCGCTCGTCGCGTTTATCGCGGCGTACAACGAAAAGACGCGCATCCCGCTCATCGGCGTGATTCTCGCGCTCTTCGTCGCCGAATTCGCGGCGTACTTCGTCGCAGGCGTCGGCGTCACGTCCGCCATCACCGGCGCGGGTAGCGCCGGACTGCCAGCAACCGAGGCGTTCTCGGCCGCCGCCGGCGTCCTCGGCTGGATTATCATGGGCGTGAGCATCGCCACGTTACTCCTCCGCCCGCGCAACGAATCGCCGTTGCTCAACTACGACGACGAAATCGACGAAACTGCAGAACGCACCGCAGCGGGTCTCGGCCGGCCGTCGCTTGCGACCAATCAGGTGTACCGCTTCGGAACGTTCGTCCTCCGGTCGATGGACTCCGGGGCACGCACGGCGACGACCGTGGTCATCGCCGTCGCCGCTGCGGGTATCATCCCCGGCGTCATCAGCGCGACCGGTCTCGGACCGAACCTGACGCGCCTCATCCTGACCGTCGCCGGGAGTTCGCTCGTCTTGCTGTTGTTGCTCACCGCCGTCTCTTCGATTATCCTGGGGATGGGGATGCCGACCACCGTCACCTACATCATTCTGGTGTCGATGCTCGGGCCGGCAATCGCCGAATTCGGGATTCCGATTCTGGCAGCCCACCTGTTCATCCTCTACTTCGGCGTCATCGCGGACATCACGCCACCGGTGGCCGTGGCCGCGTACGCCGCATCCGGGATTGCAAAGTCCGACCAGTTCGAGACGGGTGTCCAAGCCTTCTCGCTCTCGCTGAACAAGGCCATCGTGCCGTTCGCGTTCGTCCTCACGCCAGGTATCCTGCTCATTCGCGGGGTCGGCACGGGTGAGGATGTTCGCGTCATCAACGCCGCGGACGTGCTCGACGTTGGCTGGTTCATCCCTGAAGTCGTCTTGCCGATTCTCGCCGTATTCGTCGGCGTCGTCGGTCTCGGCGCGACGGTCATCGGCTACCTCTACACCGACGTGAGCCGGATGAACCGCGGCTTGTTCGCCATCTCTGCGCTGTTACTCATGGCACCGGGAATGGTCACGGACATCGCCAACACACTGGCTGGCACGGGCGAACTCGAAACGGTACAACTCGCCCTCCGTGGCGTTGGTCTCGCATTGTTCGTCCTGCTCGTCGTCGCGAACCGCCGCGCTGCTGGTCCTCGCGCCGAGGGCACTGGGACGGTTGCCGACACCGACACGACGGCATAA
- a CDS encoding YigZ family protein produces MTPDPYRTIRGRGEARFTVRGSEFIGHALPVTSVEAAEQFIDEISQEFADATHNVPAYRVRADPLREWSSDDGEPSNSAGKPALSVLTHEELENVAVVITRYYGGTNLGVGGLVRAYSKAAKEAVAAAGIVEEVPHEQVSVTVEYDDSGTVRGIIESTGAEFDASYDADVSFSVRIPVAQSASLKDRIRSATSGRAKIEE; encoded by the coding sequence ATGACACCGGACCCCTACCGAACGATTCGCGGCCGCGGCGAGGCGCGCTTCACCGTGCGAGGGTCCGAATTCATCGGCCACGCCCTGCCCGTGACCTCCGTCGAGGCGGCGGAGCAGTTCATCGACGAGATTTCGCAGGAGTTCGCAGACGCCACGCACAATGTCCCCGCATACCGCGTGCGGGCCGACCCGCTGCGCGAGTGGTCGAGCGACGACGGCGAACCGTCGAACTCTGCGGGTAAACCTGCCCTGTCGGTGCTCACTCACGAGGAACTCGAAAACGTCGCCGTCGTGATTACGCGGTACTACGGCGGGACGAACCTCGGCGTCGGTGGCCTCGTTCGCGCCTACTCGAAGGCTGCGAAGGAGGCTGTTGCGGCTGCGGGTATCGTCGAAGAGGTGCCACACGAACAGGTGTCGGTCACCGTCGAGTACGACGACTCGGGCACCGTGCGCGGCATCATCGAATCGACCGGCGCGGAGTTCGACGCATCCTACGACGCTGACGTCTCTTTCTCGGTCCGCATTCCCGTCGCGCAGTCGGCGTCGCTCAAGGACAGAATTCGAAGTGCGACGAGCGGGCGAGCAAAAATCGAGGAGTGA